A segment of the Deltaproteobacteria bacterium genome:
TAAAATATTTTTTGGGTCATGCCCATGGTGGCCTCTTCCGGTACGTGGACCCAGATGAACCACTGGGCCGTCAGCAAGAGACTCGTGGCCAGGAGGCAGAGCCAAGGCATCAGATGGTCGACGGCGTCGCGCATGTCGCTCTATTCTCCTCTGTAGAGATATGGAAACAGGAGCAGGGCCGCTCCGGCAAAGACAACATCAAAGGCCGCGACAAGCCCCATCCAGCCCGACGCCTCGGCCTGATCTCCCGCCCCGAGCCCGGCCGAGCCCAGTCGGATTCCCCCGAGAAGCAGGGGCACGAGCAGAGGGAAGAGAATGATGGTCATCAGCGAGTCCCGTGCCTCCCGGCCTTGGGAAACGGCCCCGATGAGGGAACCGAGGATGCACAGCCCCAGGTTCACCCCCATCAGGGAGCCGAACAGTAGACCGGGATTGACCTCTCCGGTCAGGCCGAGAAACACGATCAGGCCGGGAGCGAACAGGGCCTGGGACACGAGCAGGACAACCAGGCCGGCCATTAGCTTGCCCAGCCAAATCGCCTGGACCGGCATGGGGGCCATG
Coding sequences within it:
- a CDS encoding heme ABC transporter permease CcmB, whose amino-acid sequence is MRGCLVLAVKDLRQVLLRGGGAVQAVLLGLLLIFIFSLATPPGQRVPVQTAVSIFWLASCFGLVLVFNTLYRLEEQNGLRTALTMAPMPVQAIWLGKLMAGLVVLLVSQALFAPGLIVFLGLTGEVNPGLLFGSLMGVNLGLCILGSLIGAVSQGREARDSLMTIILFPLLVPLLLGGIRLGSAGLGAGDQAEASGWMGLVAAFDVVFAGAALLLFPYLYRGE